A region from the Halichondria panicea chromosome 11, odHalPani1.1, whole genome shotgun sequence genome encodes:
- the LOC135343647 gene encoding balbiani ring protein 3-like, with the protein MLIQATFLLCLAVVSSYAQVPAGLPEAIALPSSCSVPLPIGKRAADDPEDIVRRLNSGELSPEGEDDTATLSGPQRFAPPFRCEDGPKSIIHTVHGEFYWPPIRRGSCDNLYCRNPPCIARKTVWKSACVFVFKIIKGKWVFLGRRLRRYLDHQECGCKNCGDITSRTQCTTTRPCPNSLIRNSFCYWTKKCECCTPFKCPKGQIFNYRTCQCDCPPGSKKNRAGNCVGDCDDINLNFCPTVLCAENDHLKCQVQGYKCVCPSCDDVTATNDCTRTKCLEQRTKPRCKVDPCTRKCRCPNCEDAPDRLWCARTYCGPNNHLQCRWNPYYESCSCPH; encoded by the exons ATGTTGATTCAAGCAACATTTCTACTTTGTCTAGCT GTGGTGAGCAGCTATGCTCAAGTTCCAGCCGGCTTACCCGAAGCAATAGCTCTTCCAAGCAGCTGTTCTGTGCCACTGCCAATTGGTAAGCGTGCAGCAGATGATCCCGAGGACATAGTGAGGAGACTCAACAGCGGGGAACTGAGCCCTGAGGGTGAGGACGACACGGCAACACTGTCTGGCCCTCAACGCTTTGCACCCCCCTTCAGATGTGAAGATGGACCAAAATCG ATTATTCATACAGTTCATGGAGAGTTTTATTGGCCACCTATCCGTCGTGGATCATGTGACAACCTCTACTGCCGAAACCCTCCTTGTATCGCCCGTAAGACAGTCTGGAAATCAGCATGTGTCTTCGTGTTCAAAATTATCAAAGGTAAATGGGTCTTCCTCGGTCGTCGATTGAGGAGATATTTGGACCACCAGGAGTGCGGTTGCAAAAACTGCGGTGACATCACCTCTCGTACCCAGTGCACCACCACAAGACCTTGCCCCAATAGTCTGATCCGCAACTCATTTTGTTACTGGACCAAAAAGTGCGAATGTTGCACCCCCTTCAAGTGCCCCAAAGGCCAAATCTTCAACTATCGGACGTGCCAGTGTGATTGTCCCCCTGGGAGCAAGAAGAACAGAGCAGGAAACTGTGTCGGAGA TTGTGATGACATAAACCTTAACTTCTGCCCCACTGTGCTGTGTGCTGAAAATGACCATCTCAAGTGTCAGGTGCAGGGTTACAAGTGCGTCTGCCCatcatgtgatgatgtcactgCCACTAACGACTGTACAAGGACAAA ATGCCTTGAGCAGCGTACCAAGCCTCGGTGTAAGGTGGACCCATGCACGCGCAAGTGTCGCTGTCCTAACTGCGAGGATGCACCCGATAGACTCTGGTGTGCCAGGACATACTGTGGCCCTAACAACCATCTGCAGTGCAG GTGGAACCCGTACTACGAGAGCTGCTCCTGTCCCCATTAA
- the LOC135343480 gene encoding V-type proton ATPase subunit E-like — protein sequence MALSDTEVEKQIKHMKKFIEQEAREKAEEIMIKAEEEFNIEKGRLLQNEKRKVSNYYERKEKQLEVQRKIQHSNMLNQARLRVLKSRDDNISDILEEAKGRLGEVTKDAARWRNMLGDLITQGIYQLLEPEVTVRCRQVDINPIKEVIPTVMANYTKGTGKTCKIIVNESNPLPSEVAGVEVLAHDGKIKVVNTLDSRLEQLARQMMPEIRTTLFGANPSRHFMD from the exons ATGGCGTTATCTGACACAGAAGTGGAGAAACAG aTTAAACACATGAAGAAATTCATTGAGCAGGAGGCTAGGGAAAAAGCCGAGGAGATCATGATCAAG GCGGAGGAAGAGTTCAACATTGAGAAGGGCCGTCTGCTGCAGAACGAAAAGAGAAAAGTTTCTAACTATTACGAAAGGAAGGAAAAACAACTCGAGGTTCAGAGGAAAAT TCAACACTCTAACATGCTGAATCAGGCACGTCTTCGAGTGCTCAAGAGTCGTGATGACAATATCAGTGATATTCTGGAGGAGGCCAAAGGTCGTCTTGGGGAGGTTACCAAAGATGCAGCAAGGTGGAGGAACATGCTCGGAGATCTTATCACCCAG GGTATCTACCAGCTGCTGGAGCCTGAGGTGACAGTGCGGTGTAGGCAGGTGGACATCAACCCTATCAAG GAAGTTATTCCCACTGTAATGGCCAACTATACCAAGGGGACCGGCAAAACTTGCAAGATCATTGTGAATGAAAGTAACCCTCTACCCTCTGAAGT CGCTGGAGTGGAAGTACTCGCTCATGATGGCAAGATAAAGGTTGTGAACACTTTGGATAGCAGACTGGAGCAGCTGGCAAGACAG ATGATGCCAGAGATTCGGACCACTCTGTTCGGAGCCAATCCATCGAGACACTTCATGGACTGA
- the LOC135343645 gene encoding balbiani ring protein 3-like, with amino-acid sequence MKLLALLVTVFVSTCYAQIAPAADSLTILNPCLGWVLDSREAAEVADLTARLERGEEPADESVEVAAAASSIDKLTIAIPLPRCEDGPRKILHHVPDEFHWPRIYRGSCDNLFCRDPPCIARKTEKVTKCVYVYKKIDGKWINLGRQPRTYENHLECGCKSCNDIRISWLCKNSCPNSDTPNSDIIVPNSFCYWTPFLFTIKPPTIGPPTIGPPRLALAEAAAAPEPIDDLIPLPVPTHGICRCCNLRCKLPKVVNSKCKCVCPSPPPECKKGQTYNTATCECECPKGSKMIADGNCVGNCEDVSVNHCEFVKCRDNTHFQCKPDGNKCSCPTCDSASPHQCSITKCLDQPLKPRCKLDAYSQTCRCPRCGDQMDQPWCSMTHCGPNQCRWNSIANTCSCPRCENQKDKLWCDMTHCGTNQCRWNSNDRSCSCPRCENQTDKLWCDMTKCGPNQCRWDPYYRQCSCH; translated from the exons ATGAAGCTTCTAGCATTGCTAGTCACTGTCTTT GTGAGCACATGTTATGCTCAGATTGCTCCAGCAGCCGATAGTCTCACTATACTCAATCCATGCCTCGGGTGGGTCCTCGACAGCAGAGAAGCGGCGGAAGTCGCGGACTTAACGGCCCGGTTGGAGAGAGGGGAAGAACCAGCAGATGAAAGTGTTGAGGTGGCGGCTGCAGCCAGCAGTATAGACAAGTTGACCATCGCAATTCCCCTCCCAAGGTGTGAGGATGGACCTAGGAAG ATCCTGCACCATGTGCCTGACGAGTTTCATTGGCCTCGAATCTACCGTGGATCATGTGACAACCTCTTCTGCCGAGATCCCCCCTGTATTGCTCGTAAAACTGAGAAGGTAACGAAATGCGTTTACGTTTATAAGAAAATCGACGGAAAGTGGATCAACTTAGGAAGACAACCTAGGACCTATGAAAATCATCTTGAATGTGGTTGCAAATCTTGCAACGATATTCGCATTTCTTGGTTATGCAAAAACTCATGTCCCAACAGCGACACTCCCAACAGCGACATTATAGTTCCCAACAGCTTCTGCTACTGGACTCCCTTCCTTTTCACAATCAAGCCCCCTACAATCGGACCACCCACAATTGGTCCCCCTCGCCTGGCACTTGCTGAAGCAGCAGCTGCCCCTGAACCTATTGATGATCTCATTCCACTACCCGTACCCACACATGGAATATGTAGATGCTGTAATCTACGTTGCAAGCTGCCGAAGGTTGTGAATTCGAagtgcaagtgtgtgtgtccatCACCTCCTCCTGAATGCAAGAAAGGTCAGACCTACAACACAGCTActtgtgagtgtgagtgtccTAAGGGAAGCAAAATGATTGCTGATGGCAACTGTGTTGGAAA TTGTGAAGATGTCAGCGTGAACCATTGTGAGTTTGTGAAATGCCGTGACAACACTCACTTCCAGTGCAAGCCTGATGGCAACAAGTGTAGTTGTCCAACCTGTGACTCTGCCAGTCCCCACCAGTGTAGCATCACTAA ATGCCTTGACCAGCCATTAAAGCCCAGGTGTAAACTGGATGCGTACTCTCAGACTTGTCGCTGTCCTCGCTGTGGGGACCAGATGGACCAGCCGTGGTGTAGTATGACCCACTGTGGCCCCAACCAGTGCAG GTGGAACTCCATCGCTAATACGTGTTCCTGTCCTCGCTGTGAGAACCAGAAGGACAAGCTCTGGTGTGATATGACCCACTGTGGAACCAACCAATGCag GTGGAACTCCAACGATCGTAGCTGCTCCTGTCCTCGCTGTGAGAACCAAACGGACAAGCTGTGGTGCGACATGACCAAATGTGGACCCAACCAGTGCAG GTGGGACCCCTACTATCGTCAGTGTTCCTGtcactaa